One Kallotenue papyrolyticum genomic window carries:
- a CDS encoding S1C family serine protease, which translates to MSMVRSSRLAALAWLLAAMLLSGCDALEAQLQAALTPTATPRPVVAASTPQVAQVPSAPAAPTSTAVVQASLPQAQSGAPAAQEGAALSEYERIVNQVYERNINAVVNLSYGGGTGSGFVIDRDGHIVTNNHVVENMPEINITFADGSRANGELLGTFPEGDIAVVRASRLPNDLTPVELGDSSALRVGQIVIAIGSPLGLQQTVTSGIVSALNRSIEDLGVSDPDSSLHGLIQTDAAINPGNSGGPLFDGQGRVVGMNTLIASPNQGNIGLGFAVPVNRIKRVAPQLISQGFYQRPVMGITIRPIIPELAEALNLPTTSGVMIEDVAPGGPAEQAGLRGATKGVRLPSGEVYPTNGDIIVAINEHPIRTIGDLRNVLETETDAGDTITVTFVREGRQMQTQLTLGGSR; encoded by the coding sequence ATGAGCATGGTTCGATCGTCGCGTCTTGCGGCGCTGGCGTGGCTGCTAGCCGCGATGTTGTTGAGCGGTTGCGACGCCCTGGAAGCACAACTTCAGGCTGCGTTGACACCGACGGCCACGCCCCGGCCGGTGGTAGCCGCCTCCACCCCGCAGGTGGCGCAAGTTCCGTCTGCGCCCGCCGCGCCAACCTCCACTGCTGTGGTTCAGGCCAGCCTGCCTCAAGCCCAGAGCGGCGCTCCGGCTGCCCAGGAGGGCGCAGCGCTTTCGGAGTACGAACGTATCGTCAATCAGGTCTATGAGCGCAACATCAATGCTGTGGTCAACCTCTCGTATGGCGGCGGCACCGGCTCCGGCTTCGTGATCGACCGCGACGGCCACATCGTCACCAACAACCACGTCGTCGAGAATATGCCGGAGATCAACATCACCTTCGCCGACGGCAGCCGCGCCAACGGCGAGTTGCTGGGCACTTTCCCCGAAGGTGATATCGCCGTGGTGCGCGCCAGTCGCCTGCCGAACGATCTGACACCGGTGGAGCTGGGCGACTCGAGCGCGTTGCGCGTCGGGCAGATCGTGATCGCCATCGGCAGTCCGCTGGGCCTGCAGCAGACCGTGACCAGCGGCATCGTCAGCGCGCTGAACCGCTCGATCGAAGACCTGGGCGTCAGCGATCCCGATAGCAGCCTACATGGCCTGATCCAGACCGACGCGGCGATCAACCCGGGCAATTCGGGCGGCCCGCTCTTCGACGGGCAGGGCCGCGTGGTGGGCATGAACACGTTGATCGCCTCGCCCAACCAGGGCAACATCGGGCTGGGCTTCGCCGTGCCGGTCAACCGTATCAAGCGCGTCGCGCCCCAGTTGATCAGCCAGGGCTTTTACCAGCGTCCGGTGATGGGCATTACCATCCGCCCGATCATCCCAGAGCTGGCCGAGGCGCTCAACCTGCCCACCACCAGCGGCGTGATGATCGAGGATGTCGCGCCGGGCGGGCCCGCGGAACAGGCCGGCCTGCGTGGCGCGACCAAGGGCGTGCGCCTGCCCAGCGGCGAGGTCTATCCTACCAACGGTGATATCATCGTGGCGATCAACGAGCATCCGATCCGCACCATCGGCGATCTGCGCAACGTGCTCGAAACCGAGACCGACGCCGGCGATACAATCACCGTGACCTTTGTGCGCGAAGGTCGCCAGATGCAGACGCAGCTCACCCTTGGCGGTAGCCGCTGA
- a CDS encoding ABC transporter ATP-binding protein, which yields MSAAIETIDLTRRYGRHLALDRLNLSIAPGTIYGLIGPNGAGKTTTLRLLAGLLEPTSGQIRLLGTPLDRAGRIAQRRVGYMPDFFGVYDNLRVWEYLDFFARCYDLPAARRRATVDGLLELVDLADKRNALVQDLSRGMQQRLCLAHALVHDPPILLLDEPASGLDPRARLELRELLRTLREMGKTIILSSHILSELAEICTALGIMHQGRLVASGTIEAVRRQLGVGRRLRLTILRGLAQAEAVLRATPQAGQPTVLEESPTAPPTDAPVTARLPELHAPPRTLLVPWSGDADATAALIQRLVSAGVALLAFGEDSNDLEDLFLQITAA from the coding sequence ATGAGTGCGGCGATCGAAACCATCGATCTGACCAGGCGCTACGGTCGGCACCTGGCGCTCGACCGGCTTAATCTGAGCATCGCGCCGGGCACGATCTACGGCTTGATCGGCCCCAACGGCGCCGGCAAGACCACCACGCTGCGCCTGCTGGCCGGCCTGCTTGAGCCAACCAGCGGTCAGATCCGGCTGCTGGGCACGCCGCTGGATCGCGCCGGTCGCATCGCGCAGCGGCGAGTGGGCTATATGCCTGACTTCTTCGGCGTGTATGACAATCTGCGCGTCTGGGAATACCTGGATTTCTTTGCGCGCTGTTACGACCTGCCCGCTGCCCGTCGCCGTGCCACGGTTGACGGTCTGCTGGAGCTGGTCGACCTCGCCGACAAACGCAACGCACTGGTGCAGGATCTTTCGCGCGGCATGCAGCAACGCCTCTGCCTGGCGCACGCGCTGGTGCACGACCCGCCGATCCTGCTGCTGGACGAGCCGGCCTCCGGGCTCGATCCCCGTGCGCGCCTGGAGCTGCGCGAGCTGCTGCGCACGCTGCGCGAGATGGGCAAGACGATCATTCTGTCGTCGCATATTTTGAGCGAACTGGCCGAAATCTGCACCGCGCTGGGCATTATGCATCAGGGGCGGCTGGTTGCCAGTGGCACGATCGAAGCCGTGCGGCGCCAGCTCGGCGTCGGGCGGCGGCTGCGCCTGACGATCCTGCGCGGCCTGGCGCAGGCCGAGGCGGTGCTGCGCGCCACACCGCAGGCGGGCCAGCCCACCGTGCTGGAGGAATCCCCGACCGCACCACCCACCGACGCACCGGTTACCGCGCGGCTGCCCGAACTACATGCGCCGCCGCGCACGCTGCTCGTGCCCTGGAGCGGCGATGCTGACGCTACCGCCGCGCTGATCCAGCGGCTGGTCAGCGCCGGCGTGGCCCTGCTGGCCTTTGGCGAGGACAGCAACGACCTGGAAGATCTGTTTCTGCAGATCACCGCGGCCTGA
- a CDS encoding ABC transporter permease subunit, with the protein MGQGLFAALALTMTLLILFVTPALTAGAISGEHEQLTYDLLVATPLPPGRILSGKLVAALWYVLLLLFAAVPLGSVILLFGGLAPHDLLRALALLLLTALAAGMLGLLCSALSRRTLRATILAYLLIMLVIMGAYFVAMLRASTAQPGPPITSHALAASPLSAMTSVVLRGAQPAGDQPVVNAPSMTVDSNLLMNMPPFSTLTYGLVDYNKPIGPTVLPVYRYAYVGYALFSIVCYWLAGHLVLPRRRWRLGWHDLRMALLLLGVAALGAWYLDLWAAPVGVG; encoded by the coding sequence GTGGGCCAGGGGCTGTTTGCCGCACTGGCGCTGACCATGACGCTGCTGATCCTGTTTGTCACGCCGGCGCTGACTGCCGGCGCGATCAGCGGCGAGCACGAACAGCTCACCTACGATCTGCTGGTCGCCACCCCGCTGCCGCCGGGCCGCATCCTGTCCGGCAAGCTGGTCGCGGCGCTGTGGTACGTGCTGTTGCTGCTGTTCGCGGCGGTACCGCTGGGCAGCGTGATCCTGCTGTTCGGCGGGCTAGCGCCGCACGATCTGCTGCGCGCGCTGGCGCTGCTGCTGCTGACGGCGCTCGCGGCAGGGATGCTTGGCCTGCTCTGTTCGGCGCTCTCGCGGCGCACGCTGCGAGCGACGATTCTGGCCTACCTGCTGATCATGCTGGTGATCATGGGCGCGTACTTCGTCGCCATGCTGCGCGCCAGCACGGCGCAACCCGGCCCGCCGATCACCTCGCACGCGCTGGCTGCCAGCCCGCTCAGCGCGATGACCTCGGTGGTGCTGCGCGGCGCGCAACCTGCAGGTGATCAGCCGGTGGTCAATGCGCCCTCGATGACCGTGGACAGCAATCTGTTGATGAACATGCCGCCCTTCAGCACGCTGACCTATGGCCTGGTCGATTACAATAAGCCGATCGGACCGACCGTGCTGCCGGTGTATCGCTACGCCTACGTGGGTTATGCGCTCTTCAGCATCGTGTGCTACTGGCTGGCCGGCCACCTGGTGCTGCCGCGCCGACGCTGGCGGCTCGGCTGGCATGATCTGCGCATGGCGCTGCTGCTGCTGGGTGTCGCCGCGCTGGGAGCATGGTATCTTGATCTCTGGGCCGCGCCGGTAGGCGTCGGCTAG
- a CDS encoding LCP family protein has product MRQRPDQHQPATGETIPLRTPPAGRQPRPPLAPPPAQPPRTPAHRPPATPVRRRGLRWWLRLISRLLIVALLAGLVGLIVLQQRIARSVALADVRTNRPPAMPLVLPMNILLLGVDLRADHPDEGIRSDTIMLLRLDPGGAWASLLSIPRDSLVTIPGFGTAKINAAFQYGYANAAELYGADTEPLAAGAALTADTVEQFLNLPAQGQRIHYVATINFEGFARMIDAVGGIEVDVPFELVDEAYPTDDFGYTTLRIPAGRQRMDGATALKYVRTRHADSDFGRAQRQQQVLQALVAALRERPLLLRPFTALRLVDAAGEATRTTLPVGRPDALLLAALLTRLDPANIQQLRITPESVPVQEQGSDLLWDQAALQALVQQWLVPPGEEQEQATLQVLNGAGVSGLAGRVSEELRAQGFTVALPGNAELTPASRIIDYGDHPATRRRLSRALGGMPVSEGSSSDAPEGVDIVVILGQDYQRYWRER; this is encoded by the coding sequence ATGCGCCAGCGACCAGACCAGCACCAGCCCGCCACCGGCGAAACCATTCCGCTGCGGACGCCACCCGCCGGACGGCAGCCGCGACCACCGCTCGCTCCCCCGCCGGCGCAACCGCCCCGCACACCGGCACACCGTCCGCCGGCCACTCCCGTCCGCCGCCGTGGTCTGCGCTGGTGGCTGCGTCTGATCAGCCGGCTGCTGATCGTGGCGCTGCTGGCCGGACTGGTCGGGCTGATCGTGCTGCAACAGCGCATAGCGCGCAGCGTGGCGCTGGCGGATGTGCGCACCAACCGGCCACCCGCCATGCCGCTGGTGCTGCCGATGAACATCCTGCTGCTGGGCGTTGACCTGCGCGCCGACCATCCCGATGAGGGCATCCGCTCGGATACGATCATGCTGCTGCGCCTCGATCCCGGCGGCGCCTGGGCCAGTTTGTTGTCGATCCCGCGCGATTCGCTGGTCACCATTCCGGGCTTCGGCACAGCCAAGATCAACGCCGCCTTCCAGTACGGCTACGCCAACGCCGCCGAGCTGTACGGCGCGGACACCGAACCGCTGGCCGCCGGCGCGGCGCTAACCGCCGACACCGTAGAGCAGTTTCTGAACCTGCCCGCGCAGGGCCAGCGCATTCACTACGTCGCTACGATCAACTTCGAGGGCTTTGCGCGCATGATCGACGCCGTCGGCGGCATCGAGGTGGACGTGCCCTTCGAGCTCGTGGACGAGGCCTATCCCACCGACGACTTCGGCTACACCACGCTGCGCATCCCTGCCGGACGCCAGCGCATGGACGGCGCGACCGCGCTGAAGTACGTGCGCACCCGCCATGCCGATAGCGACTTTGGCCGGGCCCAACGCCAGCAACAGGTGCTGCAGGCGCTGGTCGCCGCGCTGCGCGAACGACCGCTGCTGCTGCGGCCTTTTACAGCGCTGCGCCTGGTGGATGCCGCGGGCGAGGCCACGCGCACTACGCTGCCGGTGGGCCGTCCCGATGCCCTGCTGCTGGCCGCGCTGCTGACGCGTCTCGATCCGGCCAACATCCAGCAGCTACGCATCACGCCCGAAAGCGTGCCGGTGCAGGAGCAGGGCTCAGACCTGCTCTGGGATCAGGCCGCGCTCCAGGCGCTGGTGCAGCAGTGGCTCGTCCCGCCGGGCGAGGAACAGGAGCAGGCTACGCTGCAGGTGCTCAACGGCGCGGGCGTGAGCGGCCTAGCCGGACGCGTCAGCGAAGAGCTGCGCGCGCAGGGCTTCACCGTCGCGCTGCCCGGCAACGCCGAACTGACGCCGGCAAGCCGCATCATCGACTATGGCGATCATCCCGCTACGCGCCGACGGCTGAGCCGCGCCCTGGGCGGGATGCCGGTCAGTGAAGGCTCCAGCAGCGACGCGCCCGAGGGCGTTGACATCGTCGTGATCCTGGGGCAGGACTACCAGCGCTACTGGCGCGAGCGCTGA
- a CDS encoding lamin tail domain-containing protein encodes MQRRGWFGIHLIALIALMAAALGGRAQPVAAAASELFFSEYVEGSSNNKALEIYNGTGAPVDLAAGGYNVQMYFNGSTSAGLTINLMGTVAAGDVFVLAHAGAGPAILAQADQTNGSGWFNGDDAVVLRKGTTIIDAIGQIGVDPGTEWGSALTSTADNTLRRKSTISAGDANAADAFDPAVEWDGFAQDTFDGLGSHVGSAPPPPPPLPAVTPIGAVQGVVSDGDNGLTHASPLAGQEVTIQGVIYQKTLARTSSGGANYGFFIQNTAATDDDNPATSDGIFVFMNRFPALIGGYEPRVGDEVIIKGRVTEFFNLTQLSSASLVRVVRSGVALESELPAFEVNPPDDLDAANRYWERHEGMRAQVPAGSLVVHGRDVFGSTLDGEVWAMRGDHPVAQRQDPYARRVFRDAHPLDNVSEQRFDDGNGYRFIMGSLGIKAAANDTTALIAPARTFDMITNAPVGGVYFSFGKYQIMIEQQLALQPGVDPAGNAPPGPFDRAREYSIANYNVENLYDFRDDPNDGCDFVGNPGCPGVNPPFDYVPGSAAEYQAHLQELAAQIINDLHSPDIILVQEAEDQDICAVAAATLQCGTADNADGRPDTLQELALTIAALGGPPYAAAFDRDGADDRGIVAAFLFRTDRVELLPAAATHPILGSQPQVAYRSAPLAYNGDVQNPKALNAALPADVDRSTGTDGDNVFTRAPQVGLFRIWRDGIGASVFVDVYLINNHFSSGPDRRVGQRREQAAYNAALVAALRAADAEARVVVGGDLNVFPRPDDPFRPGSALFPSDQLAPLYDAGLANLYDVLLQEAPASAYTYVFQGQAQVLDHQFVTAAQRAELRDVRVAHINADWPAAHSDGARGASDHDPLRARYLLLPTLDRLENLVRSYAANGQISGNNTARILLDRLARAQRFAEQGRHDAYRAQLQALIDQVRGWTPRFIVPTAGDALTRETQLLLNER; translated from the coding sequence ATGCAGCGACGAGGATGGTTTGGGATCCACCTGATCGCGCTGATCGCCCTGATGGCGGCAGCCTTGGGGGGGCGTGCGCAGCCGGTCGCGGCAGCCGCGTCCGAGCTTTTTTTCTCTGAGTACGTCGAGGGTAGTAGCAACAACAAGGCGCTTGAGATCTACAACGGCACCGGCGCGCCGGTAGACCTGGCCGCCGGCGGGTACAACGTGCAGATGTACTTCAACGGAAGCACATCTGCGGGGTTGACGATCAACCTGATGGGCACGGTGGCCGCCGGGGATGTGTTTGTGCTGGCCCACGCTGGCGCCGGCCCGGCGATCCTGGCGCAGGCCGATCAGACCAACGGCTCCGGCTGGTTCAATGGCGATGATGCGGTGGTGCTGCGCAAAGGCACGACGATCATCGATGCCATCGGCCAGATCGGCGTTGATCCCGGCACGGAGTGGGGCAGCGCTCTGACCAGTACCGCCGACAATACGCTGCGGCGCAAGAGCACCATCAGCGCGGGCGATGCCAACGCTGCCGACGCTTTCGATCCGGCGGTCGAGTGGGACGGCTTCGCGCAGGACACCTTCGACGGCCTGGGCAGCCATGTCGGCAGCGCGCCACCTCCGCCGCCCCCACTGCCTGCCGTTACGCCCATCGGCGCGGTGCAGGGCGTGGTCAGCGACGGTGACAACGGTCTGACGCACGCATCGCCGCTGGCCGGCCAGGAGGTCACGATCCAGGGCGTGATCTACCAGAAGACGCTGGCGCGCACCAGCAGCGGCGGCGCGAATTACGGCTTCTTCATCCAGAACACGGCTGCGACCGATGACGACAATCCCGCTACCTCGGATGGCATCTTTGTCTTCATGAACCGCTTCCCAGCGCTGATCGGCGGGTACGAGCCGCGCGTTGGCGATGAGGTGATCATCAAGGGACGGGTCACGGAATTTTTCAACCTGACGCAGCTATCGAGCGCCAGCCTGGTGCGGGTGGTGCGCAGCGGCGTGGCGCTGGAGAGCGAGCTGCCGGCCTTCGAGGTCAACCCGCCCGACGATCTCGACGCGGCCAACCGCTACTGGGAGCGGCACGAGGGCATGCGCGCGCAGGTGCCCGCCGGCAGCCTGGTGGTGCATGGCCGCGATGTCTTCGGCAGCACGCTGGATGGCGAGGTCTGGGCCATGCGCGGCGACCATCCCGTGGCGCAGCGCCAGGACCCCTACGCGCGGCGCGTCTTCCGCGATGCGCACCCGCTCGACAATGTGTCGGAGCAGCGCTTCGACGACGGCAACGGCTACCGCTTCATCATGGGCAGTCTGGGCATCAAAGCGGCGGCCAACGACACCACGGCGTTGATCGCGCCGGCGCGCACTTTCGACATGATCACTAATGCGCCGGTGGGCGGCGTGTACTTCTCGTTCGGCAAATACCAGATCATGATCGAGCAGCAGCTCGCGCTGCAACCCGGAGTCGATCCCGCCGGCAACGCGCCGCCTGGGCCCTTCGATCGCGCGCGCGAGTACAGCATCGCCAACTACAACGTCGAGAACCTCTACGACTTTCGCGACGATCCCAACGATGGCTGCGATTTTGTCGGCAACCCTGGATGTCCGGGCGTGAACCCACCCTTCGATTATGTGCCAGGCAGCGCCGCGGAGTATCAGGCCCATTTGCAGGAGCTAGCCGCGCAGATCATCAACGATCTGCACAGCCCCGACATCATTCTGGTGCAGGAGGCCGAAGATCAAGACATCTGCGCGGTGGCGGCGGCGACGTTGCAGTGCGGCACCGCCGACAACGCCGATGGGCGGCCCGATACGCTGCAGGAGCTGGCACTGACGATCGCCGCGTTGGGCGGTCCGCCCTACGCGGCGGCCTTCGACCGCGACGGCGCGGATGATCGCGGCATTGTGGCGGCCTTTCTGTTCCGCACCGATCGCGTCGAGCTGCTGCCGGCGGCGGCGACGCATCCCATACTGGGCAGCCAGCCACAGGTAGCGTACCGCAGCGCGCCGCTGGCCTACAACGGCGACGTGCAGAATCCTAAGGCGCTCAACGCCGCGCTGCCCGCCGATGTGGATCGCAGCACTGGCACGGACGGTGACAACGTCTTCACGCGCGCGCCGCAGGTCGGCCTCTTCCGCATCTGGCGCGACGGCATCGGCGCGAGCGTCTTTGTCGATGTGTACCTGATCAACAACCACTTCAGCAGCGGTCCGGACCGTCGCGTTGGGCAGCGCCGCGAGCAGGCGGCCTACAACGCGGCGCTCGTGGCGGCGCTGCGCGCGGCTGATGCAGAGGCGCGCGTCGTGGTTGGCGGCGACCTCAACGTCTTCCCACGGCCCGACGATCCCTTCCGGCCCGGCAGCGCGCTGTTCCCCAGCGATCAGCTCGCGCCGCTGTACGACGCCGGCCTTGCCAACCTGTACGATGTGCTGCTCCAGGAGGCGCCGGCCAGCGCCTACACCTATGTCTTCCAGGGCCAGGCCCAGGTGCTGGATCACCAGTTCGTCACGGCCGCGCAGCGCGCGGAGCTGCGCGACGTGCGCGTGGCGCACATCAACGCCGACTGGCCCGCTGCGCACAGCGATGGCGCGCGCGGCGCCAGCGATCACGATCCGCTGCGCGCGCGCTACCTCCTCCTGCCGACGCTCGATCGCCTGGAGAATCTGGTGCGCTCCTACGCGGCCAACGGGCAGATCAGCGGCAACAACACAGCGCGCATCCTGCTGGATCGGCTAGCGCGCGCGCAGCGCTTCGCGGAGCAGGGCCGGCACGACGCATATCGGGCGCAGCTCCAGGCGTTGATCGACCAGGTGCGTGGCTGGACGCCGCGCTTCATCGTGCCGACGGCGGGCGATGCCCTGACGCGCGAAACGCAGCTCCTGCTGAACGAGCGTTGA
- a CDS encoding MurT ligase domain-containing protein, translated as MSLSLRRMAGTLAGKTTLIISRGLGRGGTQLPGVVARRIDPFILRELADDLPQGVVLVTGTNGKTTTARMLAAILQRHGWRVLHNRAGANLITGLTATAIAGADAWGRLRAEIGLFETDEAHLPAAIGETQPRVVLVLNLFRDQLDRYGEVDTIAKRWRAALATLPASSTVVLNADDPAVAGLGENLGCRVLYYGLQDTRHGVAGVQHMADSQFCRRCGTAYVYQPAFYGHVGHYHCPACGLTRPTPEVRLQRLSLEGTTGATLALADEHSAWEIRLPLPGLYNALNATAAAAAARALAIPPDEIRAALEQFSAAFGRLERLTVGGRELLMALIKNPVGASETVRMLVGARGAAGPLALLIVINDKIADGTDVSWLWDADFEQLAERVEQVVVSGTRAEDMAVRLKYAGVPPERIVVEPALARALDRALALAPADQPLYLLPTYTAMLELREELVRRGLARPFWED; from the coding sequence ATGAGTCTCTCTTTGCGCCGCATGGCCGGAACACTGGCCGGCAAAACCACCCTGATCATCAGCCGGGGCCTGGGCCGCGGCGGCACGCAACTACCGGGCGTCGTCGCGCGGCGCATCGATCCGTTCATTCTGCGCGAACTGGCCGATGATCTGCCGCAGGGGGTGGTGCTGGTAACGGGCACCAACGGCAAGACCACGACCGCGCGTATGCTGGCAGCGATTCTGCAACGCCATGGCTGGCGCGTGCTCCATAATCGTGCCGGCGCAAACCTGATCACCGGCCTGACCGCCACTGCCATCGCCGGGGCGGACGCCTGGGGACGGCTACGCGCGGAGATCGGCCTGTTCGAAACCGACGAAGCGCATCTGCCCGCGGCGATCGGCGAGACTCAGCCGCGCGTGGTGCTGGTGCTGAACCTGTTCCGCGATCAGCTCGACCGCTACGGCGAGGTGGATACGATCGCCAAACGCTGGCGGGCGGCACTTGCCACGTTGCCGGCCTCGTCCACGGTGGTGCTCAACGCCGACGACCCGGCAGTCGCCGGTCTGGGTGAGAACCTGGGCTGTCGCGTGCTGTACTACGGGCTTCAGGACACGCGTCACGGCGTCGCTGGCGTGCAGCACATGGCCGACTCACAGTTCTGCCGGCGCTGTGGCACAGCCTACGTCTATCAGCCGGCCTTCTATGGCCACGTGGGCCACTACCACTGCCCCGCCTGCGGGCTGACGCGCCCCACGCCCGAGGTACGCCTCCAGCGCCTCTCGCTGGAAGGCACGACCGGCGCGACGCTGGCGCTCGCCGATGAACACAGCGCCTGGGAGATACGCCTACCGCTGCCTGGGCTGTACAACGCGCTCAACGCCACGGCTGCCGCCGCCGCGGCACGCGCGCTGGCGATCCCGCCGGACGAGATTCGCGCGGCGCTGGAGCAGTTCTCCGCCGCCTTTGGCCGCCTGGAGCGGCTCACCGTTGGCGGACGCGAGCTGCTGATGGCGTTGATCAAAAATCCGGTCGGTGCGAGTGAGACCGTGCGCATGCTTGTCGGGGCGCGCGGCGCGGCTGGTCCGCTGGCACTGCTGATTGTGATCAACGACAAGATCGCCGACGGCACGGATGTTTCCTGGCTGTGGGACGCCGATTTCGAGCAACTGGCCGAGCGGGTCGAGCAGGTAGTCGTCAGCGGCACGCGCGCCGAGGATATGGCCGTGCGCCTCAAGTATGCCGGCGTGCCGCCGGAGCGGATCGTGGTCGAGCCGGCGCTGGCGCGCGCGCTGGATCGTGCCCTGGCGCTGGCGCCCGCTGATCAGCCGCTCTACCTGCTGCCGACCTACACCGCTATGCTGGAGCTGCGCGAGGAGCTGGTGCGCCGCGGCCTGGCACGACCCTTCTGGGAAGACTGA
- the dnaG gene encoding DNA primase, with translation MSITDDIKQRLDIVEVISTAGVSLRKAGRNFTGFCPFHPNTRTPAFYVFPHTQSYYCFSCHASGDVFTFVMQQQGLDFGTALRQLAARAGVQLEERTPEREQEDAQRARLRQINEAAAVYWQHLLRATARGAPARAYLQQRQISSETAEAWQLGYAADDWSDLLRYLSERGFEPEELERAGLVIRREQGGYYDRFRHRLIFPIRDAQGTIVGFGGRALGNDHAKYMNTPETALFQKSRVLYGIDQARDAIRREDAVVLVEGYIDVLMAHQHGFRNVVAPMGTALTAEQVGMIKKLTQNVYLALDADAAGANATLRGLQTLREHLDARVIPVPTPHGYVRWERELVGAIRIIALPAGRDPDEVLREDPAQWRALLAAALPLMEFYLRQLTADLDLRSAQGRATAVERLAPLINALPNPVEREHYAQRLATLLGLSTRAVAEALGRQRRGQPVAFPEAQAGAPARLSREDHLLSLLLRFPAIQAAVEAELASDLEQFPQISEELRGSIADALMHIENRQIWEAWCRRDPAAPDATTAWLATLDPYLRERAQRLLTYEDEPALPVVGRQHHATELACKIARELRRTIVQRRREQILAMYESVEDHNDRMALLQRFEALNHYQTIVTAPRRSRIFFDLRDRLDQHLS, from the coding sequence ATGAGCATCACGGACGACATCAAGCAGCGTCTCGATATCGTGGAGGTCATCTCCACGGCGGGCGTGTCGTTGCGCAAGGCGGGACGCAACTTTACCGGCTTCTGCCCGTTCCATCCCAACACGCGCACGCCGGCCTTCTACGTGTTTCCACACACGCAGAGCTACTACTGCTTTTCGTGCCATGCCTCCGGCGATGTCTTCACCTTTGTGATGCAGCAGCAGGGGCTAGACTTCGGCACGGCGCTGCGCCAGCTCGCTGCGCGCGCGGGCGTGCAGCTCGAAGAACGCACGCCGGAGCGCGAGCAGGAAGACGCCCAGCGCGCACGGCTGCGGCAGATCAACGAGGCCGCCGCCGTGTACTGGCAACACCTCCTGCGCGCTACAGCGCGCGGCGCGCCCGCACGTGCCTACCTCCAGCAGCGCCAGATCAGTAGCGAGACTGCCGAGGCCTGGCAACTGGGCTACGCCGCCGACGACTGGAGCGACCTGCTGCGCTACCTGAGCGAGCGCGGCTTCGAACCAGAGGAGTTGGAGCGCGCCGGCCTGGTGATCCGCCGCGAGCAGGGCGGCTACTACGACCGCTTCCGCCATCGCCTGATCTTTCCGATCCGCGATGCCCAGGGCACGATCGTTGGCTTTGGCGGGCGCGCCCTGGGCAACGATCACGCCAAGTACATGAACACGCCGGAAACGGCGCTATTCCAGAAATCGCGCGTGCTCTACGGCATCGACCAGGCGCGCGACGCGATCCGCCGCGAGGATGCGGTGGTGTTGGTCGAGGGCTACATCGATGTGCTGATGGCCCACCAGCACGGCTTCCGCAACGTCGTCGCGCCGATGGGCACGGCCCTGACCGCCGAACAGGTCGGCATGATCAAAAAACTGACGCAGAACGTCTATCTGGCGCTGGACGCCGACGCCGCCGGCGCCAATGCCACGCTGCGCGGGCTGCAAACCCTGCGCGAACACCTGGACGCGCGCGTGATTCCGGTGCCGACACCGCACGGCTACGTGCGCTGGGAGCGCGAGCTGGTCGGCGCGATCCGCATCATCGCGCTGCCGGCCGGCCGTGATCCCGACGAGGTGCTTCGCGAGGATCCGGCGCAGTGGCGTGCACTGCTCGCCGCGGCGCTGCCGCTGATGGAGTTCTACCTGCGGCAGCTCACCGCCGATCTCGATCTGCGCAGCGCGCAGGGTCGCGCCACCGCTGTCGAGCGCTTGGCGCCGCTGATCAACGCGCTGCCCAATCCAGTCGAGCGCGAGCATTATGCCCAGCGCCTGGCGACGCTGCTGGGCCTCAGCACACGCGCCGTCGCCGAAGCGCTCGGCCGTCAGCGTCGCGGGCAACCCGTCGCCTTCCCGGAGGCGCAGGCGGGCGCGCCGGCACGCCTATCACGCGAAGATCATCTGCTCTCGCTGCTGCTGCGCTTTCCGGCGATTCAGGCTGCGGTAGAAGCCGAACTCGCCAGCGACTTGGAACAGTTTCCACAGATCAGTGAGGAGCTTCGCGGCTCGATCGCCGACGCGCTGATGCATATCGAAAACCGGCAGATCTGGGAGGCCTGGTGTCGGCGCGACCCGGCAGCGCCCGATGCCACCACGGCCTGGCTGGCGACGTTGGACCCGTATCTGCGCGAGCGCGCGCAGCGCTTGTTAACCTACGAGGACGAACCCGCGCTCCCGGTGGTGGGCCGCCAGCACCACGCCACCGAGCTCGCCTGCAAGATCGCCCGCGAGCTGCGGCGCACCATCGTCCAACGCCGGCGCGAGCAAATTCTGGCAATGTATGAGTCCGTTGAGGATCACAACGACCGTATGGCCCTGTTGCAACGCTTCGAAGCCCTGAATCACTACCAAACCATCGTGACTGCGCCACGCCGCAGCCGAATCTTTTTCGACCTGCGGGACCGCCTGGATCAACACCTGTCCTGA